One window of the Micropterus dolomieu isolate WLL.071019.BEF.003 ecotype Adirondacks linkage group LG08, ASM2129224v1, whole genome shotgun sequence genome contains the following:
- the prim1 gene encoding DNA primase small subunit: MPSSDYDSACLPDLLPLYYRRLFPFSQYYRWLNYGGVQKNYFQNREFSFTLKDDIYVRYQSFSTQSELEKEMQKMNPYKIDIGAVYSHRPNQHNTVKSGTFQALEKELVFDIDMTDYDDVRSCCSAADICSKCWTLMTIAVRILDRALRDDFGFQHLLWVYSGRRGVHCWVCDEAARKLSVAARSAVAEYLSLVKGGEETLKKVVLTDPIHPFIRESLAAVERYFPRYALQDQDILGRKESVDKVLGLMPEDVRKELQQDFQNEKKPETRWKLIKEQAIRKQGTAKKGQHFEKEIMLQYCYPRLDVNVSKGVNHLLKSPFSVHPKTGRISVPMDLKELDTFDPFAVPTISLICEELDRPRTGEEEEKSEDIKEKENEKDAAERRKIRDYKRTSLAKYVKYFDQFLDGMARAWKGELLRKSDLQKDF, from the exons ATGCCGTCCTCAGATTATGACTCGGCTTGTCTGCCGGACCTATTACCGCTGTACTACCGACGTCTGTTCCCCTTCTCCCAGTATTATCGCTGGCTAAACTATGGAGGAG TGCAGAAGAACTACTTTCAGAATCGAGAGTTCTCCTTCACACTCAAAGACGACATCTACGTCCGCTACCAGTCGTTCAGCACACAGAGCGAGCTGGAGAAGGAAATGCAGAAGATGAACCCTTACAAGATTGACATTGGAGCAGTATACAGTCATAGG CCCAATCAACACAACACAGTGAAGTCAGGGACCTTCCAGGCCCTGGAGAAGGAGCTGGTGTTTGATATTGATATGACCGATTATGATGACGTCAGAAGTTGTTGCAG TGCTGCAGACATTTGCTCCAAGTGCTGGACCCTGATGACCATCGCCGTTCGCATCCTGGACAGAGCTCTTAGAG ATGACTTTGGTTTCCAGCACCTTCTGTGGGTTTATTCTGGCAGAAGAGGAGTACATTGCTGGGTGTGTGATGAAGCTGCCAGGAAGCTGTCTGTAGCAGCACGCTCTGCAGTTGCAGAATACCTCAGCCTGGTTAAG GGAGGTGAAGAGACGTTGAAAAAAGTTGTGTTGACAGATCCAATTCATCCTTTCATTAG GGAGTCTTTGGCAGCGGTGGAGCGATACTTTCCCCGCTACGCACTGCAGGACCAGGACATACTGGGCCGCAAGGAATCTGTAGACAAAGTGCTGGGACTCATGCCGGAAG ATGTAAGAAAAGAATTGCAGCAGGACTTCCAGAATGAGAAGAAACCCGAGACCCGCTGGAAACTGATCAAGGAACAAGCCATTAGGAAACAG GGCACTGCCAAAAAGGGCCAACACTTTGAGAAAGAAATCATGCTGCAGTATTGTTACCCACGTCTCGATGTGAATGTCAGTAAAGGTGTGAACCATTTGCTGAAGAGCCCCTTCAGTGTCCACCCCAAAACAG GGCGCATTTCGGTTCCCATGGACCTCAAAGAATTAGATACGTTTGATCCTTTTGCTGTGCCCACAATCAG TCTGATTTGTGAGGAGCTGGATCGGCCCAGGACAGgcgaagaggaagagaagtCAGAGGACATCAAGGAGAAGGAAAACGAGAAGGATGCAGCAGAGAGACGAAAGATCAGAG ATTACAAAAGAACCAGCCTGGCAAAGTACGTGAAATACTTTGATCAGTTTCTGGATGGAATGGCTCGTGCATGGAAAGGCGAACTTCTCAGAAAAAGTG ATCTTCAGAAAGATTTCTAA
- the LOC123974995 gene encoding nascent polypeptide-associated complex subunit alpha, muscle-specific form isoform X1, translated as MPGEATETVPVTEQEMQPPQVETVSKAVPLENPPETSDPGDQPNGVAATQEVTKQTEEIGSVATPVSQQEATADQAVASADLPVHEESVPCAETTIASSEGPLVDKSPAKEAQSQEAVVTEEAGKEVEQIPVEAKASRDEPGAVAENIPQDPKPCAPEDVCVNGKDEKAKAVVEDQGILCLEAAQDVVLPGDTNVDVATQNENPDKEEPVKLLSKAIQSKGTSKCEGPPLSTRHLSGSGTESDSDDSVPELEEQDSAQSQTQQAQLAAAAEIDEEPVSKAKQSRSEKKARKAMSKLGLRQVTGVTRVTIRKSKNILFVITKPDVYKSPASDTYIVFGEAKIEDLSQQAQLAAAEKFKVQGEAVSNIQENTQTPTVQEESEEEEVDETGVEVKDIELVMSQANVSRAKAVRALKNNNNDIVNAIMELTM; from the exons ATGCCTGGTGAAGCCACAGAAACGGTCCCAGTCACCGAGCAGGAGATGCAGCCGCCTCAAGTGGAGACTG TGAGCAAGGCAGTCCCTCTGGAGAATCCTCCAGAAACCTCTGATCCTGGTGATCAACCAAATGGTGTAGCTGCAACTCAAGAAGTTACCAAGCAAACTGAAGAGATTGGGTCGGTAGCAACACCTGTCTCACAGCAAGAGGCGACTGCTGACCAAGCAGTGGCTTCAGCTGATTTGCCAGTTCATGAAGAGTCTGTGCCTTGTGCTGAGACTACCATTGCTTCCTCAGAAGGGCCACTCGTGGATAAATCTCCAGCTAAAGAGGCACAAAGTCAGGAGGCAGTTGTTACTGAAGAAGCCGGCAAAGAGGTTGAGCAGATTCCCGTGGAAGCAAAAGCATCTAGAGATGAGCCCGGTGCAGTTGCAGAAAACATTCCACAAGATCCAAAGCCATGTGCTCCTGAAGATGTCTGTGTAAACGGTAAAGATGAGAAGGCAAAGGCTGTGGTAGAAGACCAGGGGATTCTTTGCCTGGAGGCAGCTCAAGATGTAGTATTGCCTGGTGATACGAATGTTGACGTGGCTACCCAAAATGAAAATCCTGACAAGGAAGAACCTGTAAAGCTTCTCTCAAAGGCCATTCAGTCTAAGGGGACCTCCAAATGTGAAGGCCCACCTCTTTCCACTCGCCACCTGTCAG GATCCGGCACGGAGTCGGACAGTGATGACTCAGTCCCTGAGCTGGAAGAACAGGATTCTGCACAGTCACAGACACAGCAGGCTCAG CTTGCAGCAGCTGCTGAAATAGATGAAGAACCTGTCAGCAAAGCCAAACAGAGCCGCAGTGAAAAGAAAGCACGAAAG GCGATGTCAAAGCTGGGTCTCAGGCAGGTAACTGGGGTCACCAGGGTCACCATTCGCAAGTCAAAGAACATCCTGTTTGTCATTACCAAACCAGACGTCTACAAGAGCCCCGCATCAGACACATACATCGTCTTCGGTGAAGCTAAG ATTGAAGATCTTTCCCAGCAAGCCCAGCTGGCTGCTGCAGAAAAATTCAAGGTACAGGGAGAAGCTGTATCAAACATccaggaaaacacacagacgCCAACAGTACAGGAGGAGAGCGAAGAAGAAGAG GTTGATGAGACCGGAGTTGAGGTCAAGGACATTGAACTCGTCATGTCACAAGCCAACGTGTCACGGGCGAAGGCTGTACGCgccctgaaaaacaacaacaatgacatTGTCAATGCTATTATG GAGTTGACAATGTAA
- the LOC123974995 gene encoding nascent polypeptide-associated complex subunit alpha isoform X2, which produces MPGEATETVPVTEQEMQPPQVETGSGTESDSDDSVPELEEQDSAQSQTQQAQLAAAAEIDEEPVSKAKQSRSEKKARKAMSKLGLRQVTGVTRVTIRKSKNILFVITKPDVYKSPASDTYIVFGEAKIEDLSQQAQLAAAEKFKVQGEAVSNIQENTQTPTVQEESEEEEVDETGVEVKDIELVMSQANVSRAKAVRALKNNNNDIVNAIMELTM; this is translated from the exons ATGCCTGGTGAAGCCACAGAAACGGTCCCAGTCACCGAGCAGGAGATGCAGCCGCCTCAAGTGGAGACTG GATCCGGCACGGAGTCGGACAGTGATGACTCAGTCCCTGAGCTGGAAGAACAGGATTCTGCACAGTCACAGACACAGCAGGCTCAG CTTGCAGCAGCTGCTGAAATAGATGAAGAACCTGTCAGCAAAGCCAAACAGAGCCGCAGTGAAAAGAAAGCACGAAAG GCGATGTCAAAGCTGGGTCTCAGGCAGGTAACTGGGGTCACCAGGGTCACCATTCGCAAGTCAAAGAACATCCTGTTTGTCATTACCAAACCAGACGTCTACAAGAGCCCCGCATCAGACACATACATCGTCTTCGGTGAAGCTAAG ATTGAAGATCTTTCCCAGCAAGCCCAGCTGGCTGCTGCAGAAAAATTCAAGGTACAGGGAGAAGCTGTATCAAACATccaggaaaacacacagacgCCAACAGTACAGGAGGAGAGCGAAGAAGAAGAG GTTGATGAGACCGGAGTTGAGGTCAAGGACATTGAACTCGTCATGTCACAAGCCAACGTGTCACGGGCGAAGGCTGTACGCgccctgaaaaacaacaacaatgacatTGTCAATGCTATTATG GAGTTGACAATGTAA
- the LOC123974994 gene encoding skin secretory protein xP2-like isoform X3, translating into MFFYSATPPAPAQAASGPAKPKDKDAKSAQGSSAPKAVPGRRKRSSMSASSSSPTSPKSTSSSTHLSPALSPLASSPGSSSASQANRFTPKVVKAGKQGKAKKGEAFVPVPAPVECKVTAANEKPVEANPKQTIVEAKLNPVEPNKPSPAAAKPVEAPAAFKVTSKPAVAAPVSFSDTLASGSVEVKTSSSKAAPVTVADDDLPPLIPPEKPVKMPVSVPPAGHAEIAPVEVPKAAPKSEMDIKPKSVPVKVAKAAATVKSAPAESAKVASAVAVEAAKPTRIETAKPAASAKVEGAMVAPPSKPAPVEPAKPSVKDKPAPVGVPKSIAKGKPAPGEAAEPKPALIKAAKPAAEASEAAKPAAEPKPAPIKAAKPAAEPKPVPIKAAEPKPAAEVVKQVEETKAAPPQVAKSDAAVKAAPVKVVKPAAELKPAPTELTKLAPVKVAEPVTEAKLVEVKAEPAEAAKLVKAAVEPSPVPLKPAPVEPAVLAPAPRKLTFAEAVAAPAPVKPAVEVIGTTPSEPISPKPAPTPAKTPAKVEPVIKNDKGIFFFLFVLCFSKCHCILGTAQMLRYIVLLKSQGCEIYISLALNFKLSLFKEAT; encoded by the exons ATGTTTTTCTATTCAGCTACCCCTCCTGCCCCAGCTCAGGCAGCTTCTGGCCCTGCAAAGCCCAAAGACAAAGATGCCAAGAGTGCGCAGGGTTCCTCTGCCCCAAAGGCTGTCCCTGGCAGAAGGAAACGCTCTTCTATGtctgcctcttcctcttctcccacCTCACCGAAATCTACTTCCTCCTCTACCCACCTGTCACCCGCGCTGTCTCCCCTCGCATCCTCACCTGGCAGCTCTTCTGCTAGTCAGGCTAACCGCTTCACCCCAAAAGTTGTCAAGGCTGGGAAACAAGGAAAAGCTAAGAAAGGAGAGGCATTTGTGCCTGTTCCTGCCCCTGTGGAATGCAAGGTCACAGCAGCAAATGAAAAACCAGTGGAGGCTAACCCCAAGCAAACTATAGTTGAAGCTAAACTAAACCCGGTTGAGCCAAACAAACCCTCGCCAGCTGCTGCAAAGCCTGTTGAAGCCCCAGCTGCTTtcaaagttacttcaaagcctGCTGTGGCAGCTCCAGTTTCGTTTTCAGATACTCTTGCTTCTGGCTCAGTTGAGGTTAAGACCAGTTCATCAAAAGCTGCGCCTGTTACTGTAGCTGATGATGATCTTCCTCCACTTATCCCACCTGAGAAGCCAGTCAAAATGCCAGTAAGTGtaccccctgctggccatgcAGAGATTGCCCCTGTTGAGGTTCCTAAGGCAGCACCCAAATCTGAGATGGATATTAAGCCCAAGTCTGTGCCTGTTAAGGTTGCCAAAGCAGCAGCCACAGTAAAATCTGCTCCTGCTGAAAGTGCTAAAGTAGCCTCAGCTGTAGCTGTTGAGGCTGCCAAACCAACTCGCATTGAAACTGCTAAACCAGCAGCCTCAGCCAAAGTTGAAGGTGCTATGGTGGCACCCCCAAGCAAACCTGCTCCTGTTGAGCCTGCTAAGCCATCTGTCAAGGACAAACCTGCCCCTGTTGGTGTTCCTAAATCAATTGCTAAGGGCAAACCTGCTCCAggtgaggctgctgagcccaAACCTGCACTCATTAAGGCTGCTAAGCCAGCTGCTGAGGCCAGTGAG GCTGCTAAGCCAGCTGCTGAGCCCAAACCTGCCCCCATTAAGGCTGCTAAGCCAGCTGCTGAGCCCAAACCTGTACCCATTAAGGCTGCTGAGCCCAAACCTGCTGCTGAGGTTGTTAAACAAGTTGAAGAAACTAAAGCTGCTCCTCCTCAGGTTGCAAAGTCAGATGCAGCGGTTAAGGCTGCTCCTGTTAAGGTTGTCAAGCCAGCTGCTGAACTTAAACCAGCTCCCACTGAGTTGACCAAGCTGGCCCCTGTGAAGGTTGCTGAGCCAGTTACTGAGGCCAAATTGGTTGAGGTCAAGGCAGAACCTGCTGAGGCTGCCAAGCTTGTCAAAGCAGCAGTTGAGCCTTCACCTGTGCCCTTAAAACCTGCTCCAGTTGAGCCTGCTGTTCTTGCCCCAGCTCCCCGTAAACTCACATTTGCTGAGGCAGTTGCAGCGCCTGCCCCTGTAAAACCCGCGGTTGAGGTAATCGGTACAACTCCTTCTGAACCCATCTCACCCAAACCTGCCCCCACACCTGCTAAAACCCCAGCCAAAGTGGAGCCTGTGATCAAGAACGACAAGggtattttcttctttctctttgtgctttgtttttccaaatgtcaCTGCATTCTGGGAACTGCTCAGATGCTTAGATACATTGTTCTCTTAAAAAGCCAAGGTTGTGAAATATACATTAGCCTTGCTTTAAATTTTAAACTGTCCTTGTTCAAAGAGGCTACCTAG
- the LOC123974994 gene encoding proteoglycan 4-like isoform X2: MFFYSATPPAPAQAASGPAKPKDKDAKSAQGSSAPKAVPGRRKRSSMSASSSSPTSPKSTSSSTHLSPALSPLASSPGSSSASQANRFTPKVVKAGKQGKAKKGEAFVPVPAPVECKVTAANEKPVEANPKQTIVEAKLNPVEPNKPSPAAAKPVEAPAAFKVTSKPAVAAPVSFSDTLASGSVEVKTSSSKAAPVTVADDDLPPLIPPEKPVKMPVSVPPAGHAEIAPVEVPKAAPKSEMDIKPKSVPVKVAKAAATVKSAPAESAKVASAVAVEAAKPTRIETAKPAASAKVEGAMVAPPSKPAPVEPAKPSVKDKPAPVGVPKSIAKGKPAPGEAAEPKPALIKAAKPAAEASEAAKPAAEPKPAPIKAAKPAAEPKPAPIKAAKPAAEPKPAAEVVKQVEETKAAPPQVAKSDAAVKAAPVKVVKPAAELKPAPTELTKLAPVKVAEPVTEAKLVEVKAEPAEAAKLVKAAVEPSPVPLKPAPVEPAVLAPAPRKLTFAEAVAAPAPVKPAVEVIGTTPSEPISPKPAPTPAKTPAKVEPVIKNDKGIFFFLFVLCFSKCHCILGTAQMLRYIVLLKSQGCEIYISLALNFKLSLFKEAT, translated from the exons ATGTTTTTCTATTCAGCTACCCCTCCTGCCCCAGCTCAGGCAGCTTCTGGCCCTGCAAAGCCCAAAGACAAAGATGCCAAGAGTGCGCAGGGTTCCTCTGCCCCAAAGGCTGTCCCTGGCAGAAGGAAACGCTCTTCTATGtctgcctcttcctcttctcccacCTCACCGAAATCTACTTCCTCCTCTACCCACCTGTCACCCGCGCTGTCTCCCCTCGCATCCTCACCTGGCAGCTCTTCTGCTAGTCAGGCTAACCGCTTCACCCCAAAAGTTGTCAAGGCTGGGAAACAAGGAAAAGCTAAGAAAGGAGAGGCATTTGTGCCTGTTCCTGCCCCTGTGGAATGCAAGGTCACAGCAGCAAATGAAAAACCAGTGGAGGCTAACCCCAAGCAAACTATAGTTGAAGCTAAACTAAACCCGGTTGAGCCAAACAAACCCTCGCCAGCTGCTGCAAAGCCTGTTGAAGCCCCAGCTGCTTtcaaagttacttcaaagcctGCTGTGGCAGCTCCAGTTTCGTTTTCAGATACTCTTGCTTCTGGCTCAGTTGAGGTTAAGACCAGTTCATCAAAAGCTGCGCCTGTTACTGTAGCTGATGATGATCTTCCTCCACTTATCCCACCTGAGAAGCCAGTCAAAATGCCAGTAAGTGtaccccctgctggccatgcAGAGATTGCCCCTGTTGAGGTTCCTAAGGCAGCACCCAAATCTGAGATGGATATTAAGCCCAAGTCTGTGCCTGTTAAGGTTGCCAAAGCAGCAGCCACAGTAAAATCTGCTCCTGCTGAAAGTGCTAAAGTAGCCTCAGCTGTAGCTGTTGAGGCTGCCAAACCAACTCGCATTGAAACTGCTAAACCAGCAGCCTCAGCCAAAGTTGAAGGTGCTATGGTGGCACCCCCAAGCAAACCTGCTCCTGTTGAGCCTGCTAAGCCATCTGTCAAGGACAAACCTGCCCCTGTTGGTGTTCCTAAATCAATTGCTAAGGGCAAACCTGCTCCAggtgaggctgctgagcccaAACCTGCACTCATTAAGGCTGCTAAGCCAGCTGCTGAGGCCAGTGAGGCTGCTAAGCCAGCTGCTGAGCCCAAACCTGCCCCCATTAAGGCTGCTAAGCCAGCTGCTGAGCCCAAACCTGCCCCCATTAAGGCTGCTAAGCCA GCTGCTGAGCCCAAACCTGCTGCTGAGGTTGTTAAACAAGTTGAAGAAACTAAAGCTGCTCCTCCTCAGGTTGCAAAGTCAGATGCAGCGGTTAAGGCTGCTCCTGTTAAGGTTGTCAAGCCAGCTGCTGAACTTAAACCAGCTCCCACTGAGTTGACCAAGCTGGCCCCTGTGAAGGTTGCTGAGCCAGTTACTGAGGCCAAATTGGTTGAGGTCAAGGCAGAACCTGCTGAGGCTGCCAAGCTTGTCAAAGCAGCAGTTGAGCCTTCACCTGTGCCCTTAAAACCTGCTCCAGTTGAGCCTGCTGTTCTTGCCCCAGCTCCCCGTAAACTCACATTTGCTGAGGCAGTTGCAGCGCCTGCCCCTGTAAAACCCGCGGTTGAGGTAATCGGTACAACTCCTTCTGAACCCATCTCACCCAAACCTGCCCCCACACCTGCTAAAACCCCAGCCAAAGTGGAGCCTGTGATCAAGAACGACAAGggtattttcttctttctctttgtgctttgtttttccaaatgtcaCTGCATTCTGGGAACTGCTCAGATGCTTAGATACATTGTTCTCTTAAAAAGCCAAGGTTGTGAAATATACATTAGCCTTGCTTTAAATTTTAAACTGTCCTTGTTCAAAGAGGCTACCTAG
- the LOC123974994 gene encoding skin secretory protein xP2-like isoform X1: protein MFFYSATPPAPAQAASGPAKPKDKDAKSAQGSSAPKAVPGRRKRSSMSASSSSPTSPKSTSSSTHLSPALSPLASSPGSSSASQANRFTPKVVKAGKQGKAKKGEAFVPVPAPVECKVTAANEKPVEANPKQTIVEAKLNPVEPNKPSPAAAKPVEAPAAFKVTSKPAVAAPVSFSDTLASGSVEVKTSSSKAAPVTVADDDLPPLIPPEKPVKMPVSVPPAGHAEIAPVEVPKAAPKSEMDIKPKSVPVKVAKAAATVKSAPAESAKVASAVAVEAAKPTRIETAKPAASAKVEGAMVAPPSKPAPVEPAKPSVKDKPAPVGVPKSIAKGKPAPGEAAEPKPALIKAAKPAAEASEAAKPAAEPKPAPIKAAKPAAEPKPAPIKAAKPAAEPKPVPIKAAEPKPAAEVVKQVEETKAAPPQVAKSDAAVKAAPVKVVKPAAELKPAPTELTKLAPVKVAEPVTEAKLVEVKAEPAEAAKLVKAAVEPSPVPLKPAPVEPAVLAPAPRKLTFAEAVAAPAPVKPAVEVIGTTPSEPISPKPAPTPAKTPAKVEPVIKNDKGIFFFLFVLCFSKCHCILGTAQMLRYIVLLKSQGCEIYISLALNFKLSLFKEAT from the coding sequence ATGTTTTTCTATTCAGCTACCCCTCCTGCCCCAGCTCAGGCAGCTTCTGGCCCTGCAAAGCCCAAAGACAAAGATGCCAAGAGTGCGCAGGGTTCCTCTGCCCCAAAGGCTGTCCCTGGCAGAAGGAAACGCTCTTCTATGtctgcctcttcctcttctcccacCTCACCGAAATCTACTTCCTCCTCTACCCACCTGTCACCCGCGCTGTCTCCCCTCGCATCCTCACCTGGCAGCTCTTCTGCTAGTCAGGCTAACCGCTTCACCCCAAAAGTTGTCAAGGCTGGGAAACAAGGAAAAGCTAAGAAAGGAGAGGCATTTGTGCCTGTTCCTGCCCCTGTGGAATGCAAGGTCACAGCAGCAAATGAAAAACCAGTGGAGGCTAACCCCAAGCAAACTATAGTTGAAGCTAAACTAAACCCGGTTGAGCCAAACAAACCCTCGCCAGCTGCTGCAAAGCCTGTTGAAGCCCCAGCTGCTTtcaaagttacttcaaagcctGCTGTGGCAGCTCCAGTTTCGTTTTCAGATACTCTTGCTTCTGGCTCAGTTGAGGTTAAGACCAGTTCATCAAAAGCTGCGCCTGTTACTGTAGCTGATGATGATCTTCCTCCACTTATCCCACCTGAGAAGCCAGTCAAAATGCCAGTAAGTGtaccccctgctggccatgcAGAGATTGCCCCTGTTGAGGTTCCTAAGGCAGCACCCAAATCTGAGATGGATATTAAGCCCAAGTCTGTGCCTGTTAAGGTTGCCAAAGCAGCAGCCACAGTAAAATCTGCTCCTGCTGAAAGTGCTAAAGTAGCCTCAGCTGTAGCTGTTGAGGCTGCCAAACCAACTCGCATTGAAACTGCTAAACCAGCAGCCTCAGCCAAAGTTGAAGGTGCTATGGTGGCACCCCCAAGCAAACCTGCTCCTGTTGAGCCTGCTAAGCCATCTGTCAAGGACAAACCTGCCCCTGTTGGTGTTCCTAAATCAATTGCTAAGGGCAAACCTGCTCCAggtgaggctgctgagcccaAACCTGCACTCATTAAGGCTGCTAAGCCAGCTGCTGAGGCCAGTGAGGCTGCTAAGCCAGCTGCTGAGCCCAAACCTGCCCCCATTAAGGCTGCTAAGCCAGCTGCTGAGCCCAAACCTGCCCCCATTAAGGCTGCTAAGCCAGCTGCTGAGCCCAAACCTGTACCCATTAAGGCTGCTGAGCCCAAACCTGCTGCTGAGGTTGTTAAACAAGTTGAAGAAACTAAAGCTGCTCCTCCTCAGGTTGCAAAGTCAGATGCAGCGGTTAAGGCTGCTCCTGTTAAGGTTGTCAAGCCAGCTGCTGAACTTAAACCAGCTCCCACTGAGTTGACCAAGCTGGCCCCTGTGAAGGTTGCTGAGCCAGTTACTGAGGCCAAATTGGTTGAGGTCAAGGCAGAACCTGCTGAGGCTGCCAAGCTTGTCAAAGCAGCAGTTGAGCCTTCACCTGTGCCCTTAAAACCTGCTCCAGTTGAGCCTGCTGTTCTTGCCCCAGCTCCCCGTAAACTCACATTTGCTGAGGCAGTTGCAGCGCCTGCCCCTGTAAAACCCGCGGTTGAGGTAATCGGTACAACTCCTTCTGAACCCATCTCACCCAAACCTGCCCCCACACCTGCTAAAACCCCAGCCAAAGTGGAGCCTGTGATCAAGAACGACAAGggtattttcttctttctctttgtgctttgtttttccaaatgtcaCTGCATTCTGGGAACTGCTCAGATGCTTAGATACATTGTTCTCTTAAAAAGCCAAGGTTGTGAAATATACATTAGCCTTGCTTTAAATTTTAAACTGTCCTTGTTCAAAGAGGCTACCTAG